The Mesotoga infera genome includes the window TATTTTCTCATCCACGTTGTCCTTGTTTATGCCGAAGATATCGACCAAGAACCACGCAGAAACAGACTCGAGAACGATTGGTCTCTTCAGAGAGAAGAGAACGTCCTCTGCTGTCAGATCATCACCGTTGGAGAATTTGACTCCCTTCCTGATATTGAAGGTGTAGGTAAGTCCATCATCGGAAATCTCCCAGCTCTCGGCAATGTCTGGGACTGGAACGATGACGCCGTCAATTGCCTCTAGCTTGACTAGTTGAGCATAGATGGCGGCGACGATTTTGTTCGGAAAGACCTCATAGGCAACGGCCGGATCCATGGTAATAAAGATCCCCGTGTTTGCGCCTATTACAAGAGTGTCTTTCGGTGTCGCAGCAAATCCCATGGCTGCAACAAGAAGTACCATTAGAGAAATCAGTATGAAGCTTCGCTTCATTCTTGCACCTCCTTTTCCCACGTTAAAGGGTGATGACAAAACTCAGAATAGAACTGGATACTGTCTATCTTTCTCCTGCCTGAATCCTACAGGATCGACATTCTTAAGCAGTAAATGAGAATCTAAATCGTGATAAGTGAATGCGCCGGTTCCGGCTGCGAAATGAACGCTCTGAGAGACTCCTATACCAGACTCGCTCATGCAGCCGATCATAAGACCTATACCCGCGCTGTTACACATCTCTACAATCGCAAGAGCATCTGACAGTCCCGACTTCATGAGTTTGATATTGACGTAATCGACTGCGCCTTCCTTTATAAGCCTCATAACGTCATACTTCGTCTTTGCGCTTTCATCTGCGCCAACAGGATACATGGAGCCCTGCCTGATTATTTTCAGCCCTTCGAAATCTTCGGCAGGCACCGGCTGCTCGAATATCCCCACGGGCACGTCGCTTCTGTACATGGCATCTATGAATCTCAAAGCTTCTTTGGGTGTGTAGCCTGTGTTTGCATCTATAACATACCTGACGCCCTTGATCACATCGTTGACTGCCAGTACCCTGGCTATGTCGCTCTTAACATCTTCGCCAACCTTCATCTTGATAACTTTATGCCCCGCTTCGAAGATCTCCTTAGCGTCATGGACCGTCTCTTCCAGACTCCCGATACTGACCGTCTTGTCGGTCTCGACGTAATCCTTCATCCCGCCAAGAATCTGATAGACAGGCGTGGAAATTAATCTGGAAAAGGCGTGAAGAGTGGCAAACTGAATGGCGGCCTTCAAACTGGGAGCCGTTCTTGAATATGCATCGAGCTTTGCGAAAATTCTCCTGTAGTCTC containing:
- a CDS encoding dipeptide epimerase, with product MNIKDLRFTEKKWDFVKPFHIANNVSSSKVNIEVELVLSDGTIGLGESSSSFRVNGESGAAIFQLQKEILEIIRDLDVRDYRRIFAKLDAYSRTAPSLKAAIQFATLHAFSRLISTPVYQILGGMKDYVETDKTVSIGSLEETVHDAKEIFEAGHKVIKMKVGEDVKSDIARVLAVNDVIKGVRYVIDANTGYTPKEALRFIDAMYRSDVPVGIFEQPVPAEDFEGLKIIRQGSMYPVGADESAKTKYDVMRLIKEGAVDYVNIKLMKSGLSDALAIVEMCNSAGIGLMIGCMSESGIGVSQSVHFAAGTGAFTYHDLDSHLLLKNVDPVGFRQEKDRQYPVLF